One Pseudomonas sp. FP1742 genomic window carries:
- a CDS encoding DMT family transporter, with product MTQTNVASFQETKNQDLQAYFLGLISVAAFAMTLPAAKMLAGDLSALQVGFFRSVLAAFAAIPFLLIGRAKIPNRSQIKRMLLTSTGIVYGFPILTALGMQYVPVSHGGVVLAALPLSTAIFGTLITGTRPSKMFWAVSSLGFLVVMAYTVIKSNVSDIYIGDLALLGAVLLAGFGYAQGGALSKELPGWQVMCWTLVISLPVLLPVSLWLYDSQTIANLPAQGVAALLFLALINSLLGFFSWNRALALGGIQRISQLQLLQPFFTFAFSIFLMGELWNWLTPAVCAIVIVLVWLSKRI from the coding sequence ATGACGCAAACCAACGTAGCCAGCTTTCAAGAAACAAAGAATCAAGACCTGCAAGCCTATTTCCTGGGGCTCATTTCGGTCGCGGCCTTCGCCATGACCTTGCCGGCGGCAAAAATGCTCGCCGGCGACCTCAGTGCCCTGCAAGTCGGGTTCTTCCGGTCGGTGTTGGCTGCGTTTGCGGCAATTCCCTTTTTGCTTATCGGTCGGGCAAAGATTCCCAACCGCTCGCAAATCAAGCGAATGTTGCTGACGTCCACCGGGATCGTTTATGGCTTTCCGATCCTCACCGCGCTCGGCATGCAATACGTTCCGGTCAGCCACGGCGGCGTGGTACTCGCTGCACTGCCGCTGTCCACTGCGATCTTCGGTACCCTCATCACAGGCACTCGCCCATCCAAAATGTTCTGGGCGGTCTCAAGCCTGGGCTTCCTGGTGGTGATGGCCTACACCGTCATCAAGTCGAATGTCTCGGACATCTACATCGGCGATCTGGCGCTGCTGGGCGCCGTGCTGCTGGCCGGTTTTGGCTACGCTCAGGGCGGTGCACTTTCCAAGGAACTGCCGGGCTGGCAGGTCATGTGCTGGACCCTGGTCATCAGCCTGCCTGTGCTGCTTCCGGTCAGCCTCTGGCTCTATGACAGCCAGACCATCGCCAACCTGCCTGCACAAGGGGTCGCCGCCCTGCTGTTTCTGGCCCTGATCAACTCGCTGCTGGGCTTCTTCTCATGGAACCGCGCCCTGGCCCTGGGTGGTATCCAGCGCATCAGCCAACTGCAGTTGCTGCAACCGTTCTTCACGTTTGCCTTTTCGATCTTCCTGATGGGCGAGCTGTGGAACTGGCTGACCCCGGCCGTCTGCGCCATCGTCATCGTGCTGGTCTGGTTGTCCAAGCGCATCTGA
- a CDS encoding N-acetyltransferase, whose product MRIIQATLEHLDLLTPLFVKYREFYGSLPYPDSSRAFLEKRLRRKESVIYLALADDDNNKLLGFCQLYPSFSSLSLKRVWILNDIYVAEDARRQLVADNLIRTAKKMAKETNAVRMRVSTSSNNEVAQKTYESIGFREDTEFKNYVLPISDEL is encoded by the coding sequence ATGCGGATTATTCAAGCGACCCTCGAACACCTCGACCTGCTGACCCCGTTGTTCGTCAAATACCGCGAGTTTTACGGATCCCTGCCGTATCCGGACTCGTCCCGGGCGTTCCTCGAAAAGCGCCTGCGACGCAAAGAGTCGGTGATCTACCTGGCCCTGGCCGATGACGACAACAACAAACTGTTGGGTTTCTGTCAGTTGTACCCGAGCTTTTCGTCTCTTTCGCTCAAACGCGTGTGGATCCTCAACGACATCTACGTCGCCGAAGACGCCCGCCGCCAGTTGGTGGCCGACAACCTGATCCGCACCGCGAAGAAAATGGCCAAGGAAACCAATGCCGTGCGCATGCGCGTTTCCACCAGCAGCAACAACGAAGTCGCGCAGAAAACCTACGAATCCATAGGGTTCAGGGAAGATACCGAGTTCAAGAACTACGTGTTGCCGATCAGTGACGAGTTGTAA
- a CDS encoding SDR family NAD(P)-dependent oxidoreductase produces MNTDETVVVTGVTSGIGLACARKLIEQGNKVIGIGRRTERLNALGDELGERFYPLNCDVRDIDSLNTQLKQLPDAFATISKLINSAGLLQGQGTLLEVSDAQISTMLETNVHGLINVTRAVLPKLIESGCGHIINLTSIGAHYHYAGGHVYAASKAFVDHFGQCLRTELVGSRVRLTNIAPGKTRSEFALVQFAGDQARADRVYSTLTPLEPMDVANSILWALHQPTHVNINLIELMPADQELSYR; encoded by the coding sequence TTGAACACTGATGAAACAGTGGTTGTCACCGGAGTGACATCAGGCATTGGTCTGGCCTGCGCCAGAAAGTTGATAGAACAGGGAAACAAGGTAATTGGGATCGGGCGCAGAACCGAGCGCCTCAATGCACTTGGCGACGAACTGGGCGAACGTTTTTATCCCTTGAACTGCGATGTTCGTGACATCGACTCACTCAATACACAGTTGAAACAACTTCCTGATGCATTTGCCACTATCAGCAAACTCATCAATAGCGCCGGTTTGCTTCAGGGACAAGGGACGTTACTGGAAGTCTCGGACGCTCAAATATCCACCATGCTGGAGACCAATGTCCACGGTTTGATCAATGTCACTCGGGCGGTATTGCCCAAACTGATAGAAAGCGGTTGCGGGCACATCATCAACCTGACTTCGATTGGCGCTCACTATCACTATGCCGGTGGCCATGTCTATGCCGCGTCCAAGGCCTTTGTCGACCACTTCGGACAATGCCTGCGCACCGAACTGGTGGGGTCTAGGGTCCGGCTGACCAACATCGCTCCCGGGAAAACCCGCTCAGAATTTGCCTTGGTTCAATTTGCCGGCGATCAAGCCAGAGCCGACCGGGTGTACAGCACCCTGACGCCGCTTGAGCCGATGGATGTTGCCAACTCGATCCTCTGGGCCCTGCATCAGCCCACCCACGTCAATATTAATCTTATTGAACTAATGCCTGCTGATCAGGAACTTTCGTACCGGTGA
- the ppa gene encoding inorganic diphosphatase — protein MSYSKIPAGKDLPNDIYVAIEIPANHAPIKYEIDKDSDCLFVDRFMATPMFYPANYGYIPNTLADDGDPLDVLVVTPYPVAPGSVIRARPVGILNMTDDGGGDAKVIAVPHDKLSQLYVDVKEYTDLPALLIQQIEHFFANYKDLEKGKWVKIEGWDGADAARAAITKSAAAYKG, from the coding sequence ATGAGCTACAGCAAGATTCCGGCTGGCAAAGACCTGCCGAACGACATCTACGTCGCGATCGAGATCCCGGCCAACCACGCGCCGATCAAATACGAAATCGACAAAGACAGCGATTGCCTGTTCGTTGACCGTTTCATGGCCACCCCGATGTTCTACCCGGCCAACTACGGTTACATCCCGAACACCCTGGCTGACGACGGTGATCCCCTCGACGTGCTGGTCGTGACCCCTTACCCGGTTGCTCCAGGTTCGGTGATCCGCGCGCGTCCAGTCGGCATCCTGAACATGACCGACGACGGCGGCGGCGATGCCAAAGTCATTGCAGTTCCACACGACAAGCTGTCCCAGCTGTACGTGGACGTGAAGGAATACACCGACCTGCCAGCCCTGCTGATCCAGCAGATCGAGCACTTCTTCGCGAACTACAAAGACCTCGAAAAAGGCAAATGGGTGAAGATCGAAGGTTGGGACGGTGCAGACGCCGCCCGCGCCGCGATCACCAAGTCGGCTGCTGCCTATAAAGGCTGA
- a CDS encoding helix-turn-helix transcriptional regulator: MKKNTSGPRFRALLEAANITTTGFAAFFDTEAQNIHNWYTRGVPAYRMEEVARLLSVNSDWLKTGEGPKESTRLRVLDQSGNTFDAQAIRGVYTVVESIDVELPFFKETATAPGSNKTHVVEDPGQSIRLPHSHLDSLEIKHADAICTHMIGNSMAEKIEDGSTLAIDRGLTQIIDGEIYAIEHDGMLRIKYLHRMPGNALRLRSHNRTEYPDEIFSAEQIDKQNIRVLGWVFWWSTLNKRRPSVPFL, translated from the coding sequence ATGAAAAAGAACACTAGCGGCCCACGGTTTAGAGCGCTCCTCGAAGCAGCCAACATCACAACGACAGGATTTGCCGCTTTCTTCGACACGGAAGCGCAAAATATCCACAACTGGTACACCCGCGGTGTGCCCGCTTACCGCATGGAAGAAGTCGCCAGACTGTTGTCCGTCAACAGTGACTGGCTGAAAACCGGCGAAGGCCCGAAAGAGTCCACACGCCTGCGCGTACTCGACCAGTCCGGCAACACCTTCGACGCCCAGGCCATCCGCGGCGTCTACACCGTGGTCGAGTCCATTGACGTCGAACTGCCGTTCTTCAAAGAAACCGCCACCGCCCCCGGCTCCAATAAAACCCATGTCGTCGAAGACCCCGGCCAATCCATCCGCCTGCCCCACAGCCACCTCGACTCCCTGGAAATCAAACATGCCGACGCCATCTGCACCCACATGATCGGTAACAGCATGGCCGAAAAAATTGAAGACGGTTCCACCCTCGCCATTGATCGCGGGTTGACGCAGATCATCGATGGCGAGATCTACGCGATCGAGCATGACGGAATGCTGCGGATCAAGTACCTGCACAGGATGCCGGGGAATGCGCTGCGGCTGCGCAGTCACAACCGTACTGAGTACCCGGATGAGATATTCAGTGCCGAGCAGATCGATAAGCAGAACATCAGGGTATTGGGATGGGTGTTCTGGTGGTCCACGCTCAACAAACGCAGGCCGTCCGTACCGTTCCTGTAA
- a CDS encoding DedA family protein encodes MDFNPIDLILHLDVYLDLLVTNYGSWIYAILFMVIFCETGLVVMPFLPGDSLLFIAGAVAAGGGMDPVLLGGLLMLAAILGDSTNYLIGRTVGERLFSNPNSKIFRRDYLQQTHDFYDKHGGKTVTLARFMPIIRTFAPFVAGVGKMPYPRFFAFSVLGTILWVGGLVTLGYFFGNVPFIKKNLSLLVVGIILLSLLPMIISLIRSRLANAASKAEPR; translated from the coding sequence ATGGATTTCAACCCGATCGACCTTATCCTGCATCTCGATGTTTACCTCGACTTGCTGGTGACTAACTACGGGTCATGGATCTACGCCATCCTGTTTATGGTGATCTTCTGCGAAACTGGTCTGGTGGTGATGCCGTTCCTGCCGGGCGATTCCCTGCTGTTCATCGCCGGGGCCGTGGCGGCCGGTGGCGGCATGGACCCGGTATTGCTGGGCGGCCTGCTGATGCTGGCGGCGATCCTCGGTGACAGCACCAACTATCTGATTGGCCGTACCGTCGGCGAACGGCTGTTCAGCAACCCGAACTCGAAAATCTTCCGCCGCGACTACTTGCAGCAAACCCACGACTTCTACGACAAGCACGGAGGCAAAACCGTGACCCTGGCGCGTTTCATGCCAATCATCCGTACCTTTGCCCCATTCGTCGCCGGCGTCGGCAAAATGCCTTACCCGCGTTTCTTTGCCTTCAGCGTCCTCGGCACCATCCTCTGGGTGGGCGGCCTGGTAACCCTCGGTTATTTCTTCGGCAACGTACCGTTCATCAAGAAAAACCTGTCGTTGCTGGTGGTGGGCATCATCCTGCTGTCGCTGCTACCGATGATCATCAGCCTGATCCGCAGCCGCCTCGCCAACGCCGCGTCCAAAGCCGAACCCCGCTGA
- a CDS encoding ethanolamine ammonia-lyase subunit EutB, with protein MAVFAHTVGAQTYRFDSLKEVMAKASPARSGDFLAGVAALNDGERVAAQMALADTPLAHFLEEVLIPYEADEVTRLIIDTHDKQAFKAVSHLTVGGFRDWLLSDAANEQSLRALAPGLTPEMVAAVSKIMRVQDLVLVAQKIRVVTKFRGTLGLRGRLSTRLQPNHPTDEPAGIAASILDGLLYGNGDAMIGINPATDSIASICAMLEMLDAIIQRYDIPTQACVLTHVTTSIEAVNRGVPLDLVFQSIAGTEAANASFGINLNVLQEGYDAGLSLNRGTLGQNLMYFETGQGSALSANAHHGIDQQTCETRAYAVARHFKPFLVNTVVGFIGPEYLYNGKQIIRAGLEDHFCGKLLGVPMGCDICYTNHAEADQDDMDTLLTLLGVAGINFIMGIPGSDDIMLNYQTTSFHDALYARQTLGLKPAPEFEQWLAKMGIFTQADGKIHFGNSLPPAFRQALAQLG; from the coding sequence ATGGCCGTATTTGCCCATACCGTCGGCGCCCAGACCTACCGCTTCGACAGCCTCAAGGAGGTCATGGCCAAAGCCAGCCCGGCGCGCTCCGGGGACTTTCTGGCCGGCGTTGCAGCCCTCAACGATGGCGAGCGGGTGGCCGCGCAGATGGCCCTGGCCGACACCCCGCTGGCCCACTTCCTGGAGGAAGTGCTGATTCCTTACGAGGCCGATGAGGTCACCCGACTGATCATCGACACTCACGACAAACAGGCTTTTAAAGCGGTCAGCCACCTCACCGTCGGCGGTTTCCGTGACTGGCTGCTCAGCGACGCCGCCAACGAACAGAGCCTGCGCGCCCTCGCCCCCGGCCTGACCCCGGAAATGGTCGCCGCCGTGTCGAAGATCATGCGCGTGCAGGACCTGGTGCTGGTGGCGCAGAAAATCCGCGTGGTCACCAAGTTCCGCGGCACCCTGGGCCTGCGTGGCCGGCTCTCGACACGCTTGCAACCCAACCATCCCACGGACGAACCGGCCGGCATCGCCGCAAGCATTCTCGACGGTCTGCTGTACGGTAACGGCGACGCGATGATCGGCATCAACCCGGCCACCGACAGCATCGCTTCGATTTGCGCCATGCTGGAAATGCTCGACGCGATCATCCAGCGCTACGACATTCCGACACAGGCCTGCGTGCTGACCCACGTCACCACCTCCATCGAGGCGGTCAATCGCGGGGTTCCGCTGGACCTGGTGTTCCAGTCGATTGCCGGCACCGAAGCGGCCAACGCCAGTTTCGGCATCAACCTCAACGTTTTACAGGAAGGCTACGACGCGGGCTTGAGCCTGAATCGCGGCACATTGGGCCAAAACCTGATGTATTTCGAGACAGGCCAAGGCAGTGCCTTGTCGGCCAACGCCCACCACGGCATCGATCAACAGACCTGTGAAACCCGCGCCTACGCCGTGGCACGGCATTTCAAACCGTTTCTGGTGAACACCGTCGTAGGCTTCATCGGCCCGGAATACCTCTATAACGGCAAACAGATCATCCGCGCCGGCCTCGAAGACCACTTCTGCGGCAAGCTGCTGGGCGTCCCCATGGGTTGCGACATCTGTTACACCAACCATGCCGAAGCCGACCAGGACGACATGGACACCCTGCTGACCTTGCTGGGCGTGGCCGGGATCAACTTCATCATGGGCATCCCCGGCTCCGACGACATCATGCTCAACTACCAGACCACGTCATTCCACGACGCCCTTTACGCCCGGCAAACCCTGGGCCTGAAACCGGCGCCGGAGTTTGAACAGTGGCTGGCGAAGATGGGCATCTTCACCCAGGCAGACGGCAAGATTCACTTCGGCAACAGCCTGCCACCGGCGTTCCGCCAGGCATTGGCGCAACTGGGATGA
- the eat gene encoding ethanolamine permease codes for MTSTTQLKPTLGTLHLWGIAVGLVISGEYFGWSYGWGTAGTLGFLVTALMVATMYTCFIFSFTELTTAIPHAGGPFAYSRRAFGERGGLIAGIATLIEFVFAPPAIAMAIGAYLNVQYPELDPKVAAVGAYFVFMTLNILGVSIAATFELVVTVLAVAELLVFMGVVAPGFSFSNFVLNGWSGANEFSMASIPGIFAAIPFAIWFFLAIEGAAMAAEEAKDPKRTIPKAYVSGILTLVFLAIGVMVMAGGVGDWRQLSNINDPLPQAMKAVVGNNSSWMHMLVWIGLFGLVASFHGIILGYSRQFFALARAGYLPKGLAKLSRFQTPHRAILAGGVIGIAAIYSDGLINLQGMTLTAAMITMSVFGAIVMYIISMLSLFKLRKTEPNLERTFRAPGYPIVPGIALFLAVVCLVAMAWFNALIGCVFLGFMVAGYLYFQLTAKQRADAPADAMLEGV; via the coding sequence ATGACTTCTACAACACAGCTCAAACCCACACTCGGCACTCTGCATCTATGGGGCATTGCCGTCGGCCTGGTGATTTCCGGTGAGTATTTCGGCTGGAGTTACGGCTGGGGCACCGCAGGCACCCTGGGTTTTCTCGTCACCGCATTGATGGTGGCGACGATGTACACCTGCTTCATCTTCAGTTTCACCGAATTGACCACCGCCATTCCCCACGCTGGCGGGCCGTTTGCCTACAGCCGTCGGGCCTTCGGCGAACGAGGCGGACTGATCGCCGGCATCGCCACCCTGATCGAATTCGTCTTTGCGCCACCGGCAATTGCCATGGCCATCGGCGCCTACCTCAATGTGCAATACCCGGAACTGGACCCGAAGGTCGCCGCTGTTGGCGCCTATTTCGTGTTCATGACCCTGAATATCCTCGGCGTGAGCATCGCGGCCACCTTCGAACTGGTGGTCACCGTGCTCGCCGTCGCCGAATTGCTGGTGTTCATGGGTGTGGTCGCACCAGGCTTCAGCTTCAGTAACTTCGTGCTCAACGGCTGGTCGGGCGCCAACGAATTCAGCATGGCCTCGATTCCCGGCATCTTTGCGGCCATCCCGTTCGCGATTTGGTTTTTCCTCGCCATTGAAGGCGCAGCCATGGCCGCCGAAGAAGCCAAGGACCCGAAACGCACGATTCCCAAGGCTTATGTCAGTGGCATCCTGACCCTGGTGTTCCTCGCCATCGGCGTGATGGTCATGGCCGGCGGTGTCGGCGACTGGCGTCAGCTGTCGAACATCAACGACCCGCTGCCTCAGGCGATGAAAGCCGTGGTCGGCAACAATTCGAGCTGGATGCACATGCTGGTGTGGATCGGCCTGTTCGGTCTGGTGGCGAGTTTCCACGGGATCATTCTGGGCTATTCGCGGCAGTTCTTCGCCCTGGCGCGCGCGGGTTACCTGCCTAAAGGGTTGGCCAAGCTCTCGCGCTTCCAGACCCCGCACCGGGCGATCCTGGCGGGCGGCGTGATCGGCATCGCGGCGATCTACAGCGACGGCCTGATCAACCTGCAAGGCATGACGCTGACGGCTGCAATGATCACCATGTCGGTATTCGGCGCCATCGTGATGTACATCATCAGTATGCTGAGCCTGTTCAAACTGCGTAAAACCGAACCCAACCTGGAGCGCACCTTCCGCGCGCCGGGCTACCCGATCGTACCGGGGATCGCGCTGTTTCTGGCGGTGGTGTGCCTGGTGGCGATGGCCTGGTTCAACGCGCTGATCGGCTGTGTGTTCCTCGGTTTCATGGTGGCCGGTTACCTGTATTTCCAACTGACCGCCAAGCAACGCGCCGATGCGCCGGCAGATGCGATGCTCGAAGGCGTCTGA
- a CDS encoding class I SAM-dependent methyltransferase, protein MTSSSFFRPASEQQWDASQYENNARLVAQLANGAVELLALKAGERVLDIGCGDGYLSEQLARQGAEVVGFDYSPEQVKAARLRGLDVRLGNAEELIFHQEFDAVFSNAAMHWMRRADQVAHGAFMALKPGGRFVGEFAGAENALLIRRAIHGALERRSVDAQDIEPWYLPTAGEYQRVLENAGFHVSFISWFERPLVLDYSIAQWIQTFGSPYLTVLPVEARADFLEEVTEELANDLLDSDGRWTVDYTRLRFRAEKKA, encoded by the coding sequence ATGACTTCTTCGAGCTTTTTTCGTCCCGCCTCAGAGCAACAATGGGACGCCTCGCAGTATGAAAACAACGCCCGTCTCGTCGCTCAGCTCGCCAACGGCGCGGTGGAACTGTTGGCCCTCAAGGCTGGCGAGCGGGTCTTGGACATCGGTTGTGGCGACGGCTACCTGAGCGAGCAACTGGCTCGGCAAGGCGCTGAGGTGGTGGGTTTCGATTACAGCCCGGAACAGGTGAAAGCCGCACGTTTGCGCGGCCTGGATGTGAGGTTGGGTAATGCCGAAGAACTGATCTTTCACCAAGAATTCGACGCAGTGTTCAGCAACGCCGCCATGCACTGGATGCGACGTGCCGACCAAGTCGCCCATGGGGCCTTTATGGCACTCAAACCCGGTGGACGTTTCGTCGGTGAGTTCGCCGGTGCCGAAAATGCCCTGCTGATCCGACGGGCGATCCACGGCGCCCTGGAGCGCCGATCCGTCGATGCGCAAGACATTGAGCCCTGGTACCTGCCCACCGCCGGAGAATACCAGCGGGTACTGGAGAACGCGGGGTTTCACGTCAGCTTCATCAGTTGGTTCGAACGACCCCTGGTGCTGGATTACTCCATTGCCCAATGGATACAAACCTTTGGTAGCCCTTACCTGACAGTGCTGCCGGTTGAAGCCCGCGCGGATTTTCTGGAGGAAGTGACGGAGGAATTGGCCAATGACCTGCTGGACTCCGATGGCCGATGGACAGTGGATTACACGCGCCTGCGTTTCAGAGCTGAAAAAAAGGCATAG
- a CDS encoding 2OG-Fe(II) oxygenase, giving the protein MQETIQAANHELQNNAYASLKASQLFSQEDLEYMEAACQVIPKTIIEIGDVGEENFLAVGRFMEDQKGQLPVYRNDPYGKRVVEILSSGKSREFFNGIMEGECFIRRCQSNLLEAGNFIGKHIDTYSNLEYRYSVVIQFGKQYEGGEFFIEHEGRESQFKTGYADVLINRCEIPHGVRKVESGTRSSLVFFLSTSPLDKPNLNNKQI; this is encoded by the coding sequence ATGCAAGAGACGATTCAAGCTGCGAACCACGAACTGCAGAACAACGCCTACGCTTCCCTCAAAGCCTCACAGCTGTTTTCTCAAGAAGACCTGGAGTACATGGAAGCGGCGTGCCAGGTCATTCCCAAAACCATCATCGAAATCGGTGATGTGGGCGAAGAAAACTTTCTCGCGGTGGGACGCTTCATGGAGGACCAAAAAGGCCAGTTGCCCGTGTATCGCAACGATCCCTACGGCAAACGTGTGGTGGAGATCCTCTCTTCGGGAAAAAGCCGTGAGTTCTTCAACGGCATCATGGAAGGCGAGTGCTTTATCCGGCGCTGCCAGTCCAACCTGCTGGAAGCCGGCAACTTCATCGGCAAGCACATCGATACCTACAGCAACCTGGAATACCGCTACTCCGTGGTGATTCAGTTCGGCAAGCAATACGAAGGCGGCGAGTTTTTCATCGAGCATGAAGGCCGCGAGTCGCAATTTAAAACCGGCTATGCCGATGTGCTGATCAATCGCTGCGAGATTCCACACGGCGTGCGCAAGGTAGAGAGCGGCACACGCTCGTCCCTGGTGTTTTTCCTGAGCACCAGCCCATTGGACAAACCCAACCTCAACAACAAACAGATCTGA
- a CDS encoding zinc-dependent peptidase, which yields MWSLSAWRRRRTLARHPIADDMWQRVRHHLSFLDGISAAEDRWLREACVLFLQDKHLTALPGVELHQEQRLLLAAQAQLPLLHLGDLNWYQGFHEIILYPDDFLSPQRHRDASGVEHEWDGEHSGEAWQQGPIILAWPGVMASGGWEGYNLVIHELAHKLDMLNGAANGLPPLHADMRVSDWARVMQEAYDDLDRQLERNPDAETAIDPYAAENPAEFFAVTSEYFFSAPDLLHEAYPQVYEQLRLFYRQDPLTRLTQLQADDPVYRAHD from the coding sequence ATGTGGTCCCTTAGCGCCTGGCGACGCCGGCGCACCCTGGCCAGGCACCCGATTGCCGATGACATGTGGCAACGGGTGCGTCACCACCTGAGTTTTCTCGATGGCATCAGCGCGGCCGAAGACCGCTGGCTGCGCGAAGCCTGCGTGCTGTTCCTGCAAGACAAACACCTGACCGCCCTGCCCGGCGTCGAACTCCACCAGGAGCAACGCCTGCTGCTCGCCGCCCAGGCCCAATTGCCGCTGCTGCATTTGGGCGATCTGAACTGGTATCAGGGCTTTCACGAAATCATCCTCTACCCCGACGATTTCCTCAGCCCCCAGCGCCATCGCGATGCCAGTGGCGTCGAACACGAATGGGACGGCGAACACAGCGGCGAAGCCTGGCAGCAAGGGCCGATCATCCTCGCCTGGCCTGGGGTGATGGCCAGCGGTGGCTGGGAAGGCTACAACCTGGTGATCCACGAACTGGCGCATAAACTCGACATGCTCAACGGCGCCGCCAATGGCCTGCCACCGCTGCATGCCGATATGCGCGTCAGCGACTGGGCCAGGGTGATGCAAGAGGCTTACGACGACCTCGACCGGCAACTGGAGCGAAATCCGGACGCTGAAACCGCCATCGACCCTTACGCAGCGGAAAATCCCGCCGAGTTTTTCGCGGTCACCAGCGAATACTTCTTCAGCGCCCCGGATCTGCTGCACGAGGCTTATCCACAGGTCTACGAGCAGTTGAGGCTGTTTTACCGGCAGGATCCTTTGACAAGGCTTACGCAACTTCAGGCCGATGATCCGGTCTATCGGGCTCATGACTAA
- the eutC gene encoding ethanolamine ammonia-lyase subunit EutC gives MDKPPLDPQNPLLELRRLTPARIALGRTGTSMPTRAQLDFQYAHAQARDAVHLPFDHPGLSSQLAERGRESLLLHSAATDRNSYLQRPDLGRKLSDESAQTLRDYARANPGGVDLAVVVADGLSALAVHRHTLPFLARMEEQTAIEGWSLSPVILVEQGRVAVADEIGELLGAKMVVILIGERPGLSSPDSLGLYFTYNPKVGLTDAYRNCISNVRLEGLSYGMAAHRLLYLMREACRRQLSGVSLKDEAQVQTLESDTGADLKGNFLLSPSNA, from the coding sequence ATGGATAAGCCACCCCTCGATCCGCAAAACCCGTTGCTGGAACTGCGTCGCCTGACCCCGGCGCGCATTGCACTGGGTCGCACCGGCACCAGCATGCCGACCCGCGCGCAGCTGGATTTCCAGTATGCCCATGCACAGGCCAGGGACGCGGTGCACCTGCCATTCGATCACCCGGGGCTCAGTTCGCAACTGGCCGAGCGTGGACGTGAGAGCTTGCTGCTGCACAGCGCCGCCACGGACCGGAACAGCTATTTGCAGCGCCCCGATTTGGGACGCAAGTTGAGTGACGAGTCGGCGCAGACCCTGCGCGATTACGCACGAGCCAATCCTGGCGGGGTGGATCTGGCTGTAGTGGTGGCCGATGGTCTCTCGGCACTGGCCGTTCATCGCCACACCTTGCCGTTTCTGGCGCGCATGGAAGAACAGACAGCCATTGAAGGTTGGTCCCTGTCACCGGTGATTCTGGTGGAACAGGGCCGGGTGGCGGTGGCCGACGAGATTGGCGAGCTGCTCGGTGCGAAAATGGTGGTCATACTGATCGGCGAACGCCCCGGCTTGAGCTCGCCGGACAGCCTGGGGTTGTATTTCACCTATAATCCCAAGGTCGGACTGACGGATGCCTATCGCAATTGCATCTCGAATGTCCGGCTCGAAGGCTTGAGTTATGGCATGGCGGCACACCGTTTGCTGTATCTGATGCGCGAAGCCTGTCGGCGGCAGTTATCGGGGGTCAGTCTGAAGGACGAAGCCCAGGTTCAGACGCTGGAGTCGGACACAGGAGCAGACTTGAAAGGTAATTTCCTACTCAGCCCGTCGAACGCCTGA